One Actinomyces marmotae DNA window includes the following coding sequences:
- a CDS encoding response regulator transcription factor, which translates to MPPSATDREIRIIVVDDDPIVRDAIASALRDAPGIEVVAMAENGADAVSIVHERTVDVVLMDVQMPVLDGVTATRRVREISPATSVLILTTFDDDTFLDGALAAGASGFLLKTTPPAELITAIRTIHEGGKVLSPGPTSRILDRYISGQPPKTNAAEELDLSEREKEVLELLCQARSNYQIARRLNVAETTVKTHVSAIMRKMKVASRLEIVVEAHRRGLSNGFS; encoded by the coding sequence ATGCCCCCCTCAGCCACTGACCGTGAGATCCGCATCATCGTCGTCGACGACGACCCGATCGTGCGTGACGCCATCGCCAGCGCCCTGCGGGACGCGCCCGGCATCGAGGTGGTAGCGATGGCGGAGAACGGCGCGGACGCGGTGAGCATCGTCCACGAGCGCACCGTCGACGTGGTCCTCATGGATGTGCAGATGCCCGTCCTCGACGGGGTGACGGCCACCCGGCGCGTGCGGGAGATCTCGCCGGCCACGAGCGTGCTCATCCTGACGACCTTCGACGACGACACCTTCCTCGACGGCGCGCTGGCCGCGGGAGCCTCCGGGTTCCTCCTCAAGACGACGCCCCCGGCCGAGCTCATCACCGCGATCCGCACGATCCACGAGGGCGGCAAGGTGCTCTCGCCGGGCCCCACGAGCAGGATCCTGGACCGCTACATCTCCGGCCAGCCCCCGAAGACGAACGCCGCCGAGGAGCTCGACCTCTCCGAGCGGGAGAAGGAGGTCCTCGAGCTCCTGTGCCAGGCGCGGTCCAACTATCAGATCGCCCGCCGCCTCAACGTCGCCGAGACCACGGTGAAGACCCACGTCTCCGCGATCATGCGGAAGATGAAGGTCGCGAGCAGGCTGGAGATCGTCGTGGAGGCGCATCGCAGGGGCCTCTCGAACGGCTTCTCATGA
- a CDS encoding sensor histidine kinase — MRFLHLLDPHQHRTREVLRLTVTITFVLLQSGPFFNYLQALAITTSLLAIACLLLIDRFPWGVPITLAAGIAAAPHLLIAAPLETAGFLSPALLVPVRRFRQTGLILAASCVDVTLRAQAGGAGAYAILQAPVLLSGSASVGMALLYFRAQTERMEAERLAALGAQRTAIARDLHDTLARANTQMVMRVQAARPLAQEEPPIAALLDEIAAMGHRSVTDLRTMLRLLRQDTPTPTAPIPSLTQAMTNARTTLANAGLHATITTDGELTHLPPTITTTLTRALDETVANMTKYAAKDAPCTIIIGATPNQATLLATNPIADHHRHTHPALTSGLGLIGLHERAQALDGTLTHTTTDHHWTLTLTLPLGPASDPPETFPRQISPTKE; from the coding sequence ATGAGGTTCCTACACCTGCTGGATCCGCATCAGCACCGGACCCGGGAAGTCCTCCGACTGACCGTCACGATCACGTTCGTACTCCTGCAATCAGGCCCCTTCTTCAACTACCTCCAAGCCCTCGCGATCACCACGAGCCTTCTCGCGATCGCCTGCCTCCTTCTCATCGATCGCTTCCCCTGGGGAGTCCCGATCACCCTGGCCGCGGGGATCGCCGCCGCGCCCCACCTGCTCATCGCGGCCCCACTTGAGACAGCGGGATTCCTCAGCCCCGCACTCCTCGTCCCCGTCAGGCGCTTCCGGCAGACGGGCCTCATCCTGGCGGCCTCCTGCGTGGACGTCACCCTCCGCGCGCAGGCCGGTGGCGCCGGCGCCTACGCGATCCTCCAGGCACCGGTCCTTCTCAGCGGCTCGGCGAGCGTGGGAATGGCCCTGCTCTACTTCCGCGCGCAGACGGAGCGGATGGAGGCGGAGCGCCTCGCCGCCCTGGGAGCGCAGCGGACCGCGATCGCGCGGGACCTGCACGACACCCTCGCCCGCGCCAACACCCAGATGGTCATGCGGGTCCAAGCCGCGCGCCCCCTGGCGCAGGAGGAGCCGCCCATCGCCGCGCTCCTGGACGAGATCGCGGCAATGGGTCATCGGTCGGTAACCGACCTGCGCACCATGCTGCGCCTCCTACGCCAGGACACCCCCACCCCCACCGCACCCATCCCCAGCCTCACCCAAGCCATGACCAACGCCCGCACCACCCTGGCCAACGCCGGCCTACACGCCACCATCACCACCGACGGCGAACTCACCCACCTCCCCCCCACCATCACCACCACCCTGACCCGCGCCCTCGACGAAACCGTCGCCAACATGACCAAATACGCCGCCAAAGACGCCCCCTGCACCATCATCATCGGCGCCACCCCCAACCAAGCCACCCTCCTAGCCACCAACCCCATCGCCGACCACCACCGCCACACCCACCCCGCCCTAACCTCAGGACTCGGACTCATCGGACTACACGAACGCGCCCAAGCCCTCGACGGAACCCTCACCCACACCACCACCGACCACCACTGGACCCTCACACTCACCCTGCCCTTAGGTCCTGCCTCGGATCCTCCTGAGACCTTCCCGAGACAAATCAGTCCTACAAAAGAATGA